TGCACTTCGTCTTCGATCGTGCCGTACGCGAGATCGGCCGGTTCGTCGGCATACACGAGCAACACCGGCGCATCGGCTTGCGTCGCATATTGCGCGTACGCTTCCAGCAGCGCGTAGCCGAGCGTTTGCGCACCGGCCGACACCGCGCTCGCAGCCGAACGGTCGCCGCGCGCGATGCCGAACACGCCGGTCATCGCGTTCAACACCGACAGGCTGAACGCGGTCGGCGACACCGGCTCGCCCGCGCTGATGCTGCGCAGGATGTCGGTGGTGCGTCGCAGTTCGCCGTGCCGCGAGGCGAATACCACGCGCACCGGCTCCTGCGCCACACAGTCGTGCGCGACCTTGAGCGCCACCTTGGACAGCGTGCTGAGACGCCGCCGCACGATCGGCTCGATAAAGCCGATGTCGGGTGCGGCAGATGCGGCCGCCGGCCAGCTAGACCAGCGACCGACCGGAATGGTCCAGTGCAGATCGGGCATATCGGTGTTCGCGCGTAGAAACGAGGAAAGGACTCAGGCGCCTGACGGAATACGCAGCCGTCACAGCGAGCGGCGCCGCGCGGACCGGAAACTTTCAGCCGGGATCGAGCAGTCTTCTTTGCGGGAAATACAGGATTATCGGCAATCGGCCCCAATCGTTTAGGCCCCGCTGACAATCGGGCGTACGGATTGTGGCTCGGGCTCCTTTTGTGGCCGAAATAATACTGAATATTCTGGATTAAATCAGCCAGGAAAGACGTATCCATCTGTATCCGCGGCCGCGAAACAACGGAATGTCACGCGACTTGACGCCGCCGCCGACAATCGGCGAAACCCTTCATTCGACTTTCAGTGCACCTGTTACAGAGCGGTACGGCGCGATACCGGTGCGCCTGCGCAGGCAATCTTCGCCGCAACGGTCCGTCCGCGCCTGTTATACTCCGGCCCTCATTGGGGAGTAGCCGCCCCGCGGCACGTCCGCACCGCATCGCCGGTGCGTCGCACGTGTGGCTCGCGGGGGCGCCTGTCAACAGACTTGGCCATCACGGCCATGGCAGCCGCAGCCTCTGGCCTGGCGAGACCGATGATCCACACGCGCCGCAACAGGGCCCGGCGTGTCGTGGATCGTCGCTCGTTCATCTTCGGCCCGAGGAATCCATTCAACGTGAACCAAGCTTTTCTCATTTCGACCGGTGCGGTCGCGCTCGCCGAGATCGGCGACAAGACGCAACTGCTGTCGCTCGTGCTGGCCGCGCGCTATCGCAAGCCCGTGCCGATCATTCTCGGCGTGTTCGCGGCGACGCTGATCAATCATGCGGGCGCCGGCGCGCTCGGCGCGTGGCTCGGCTCGATGCTGACGCCGACCGTCATGCGCTGGGCGCTGGCGGCGTCGTTCATCGGCATGGGGCTGTGGATTCTCGTGCCCGACAAACTCGACGACGAGGAAGCCAACACGAACCGCACGCACTTCGGCGTGTTCGGCGCGACGGTCGTCACGTTCTTCCTCGCGGAGATGGGCGACAAGACGCAGATCGCGACGGTCGCCCTCGCCGCGCGCTTTCACGACTTCTTCGGCGTGGTGGCGGGCACGACACTCGGCATGATGATCGCGAACGTACCGGCGATCCTGCTCGGCGACCGCTTCGCGCATCGTCT
Above is a window of Paraburkholderia sprentiae WSM5005 DNA encoding:
- a CDS encoding beta-ketoacyl synthase chain length factor, giving the protein MPDLHWTIPVGRWSSWPAAASAAPDIGFIEPIVRRRLSTLSKVALKVAHDCVAQEPVRVVFASRHGELRRTTDILRSISAGEPVSPTAFSLSVLNAMTGVFGIARGDRSAASAVSAGAQTLGYALLEAYAQYATQADAPVLLVYADEPADLAYGTIEDEVQGGAIALLLEKDASAGHIVCSRSRADEAAGDPRDASRTASSDAASFPTQSQALLHCLETGAPARWHGAGAVWHWRWDERAA
- a CDS encoding TMEM165/GDT1 family protein translates to MNQAFLISTGAVALAEIGDKTQLLSLVLAARYRKPVPIILGVFAATLINHAGAGALGAWLGSMLTPTVMRWALAASFIGMGLWILVPDKLDDEEANTNRTHFGVFGATVVTFFLAEMGDKTQIATVALAARFHDFFGVVAGTTLGMMIANVPAILLGDRFAHRLPTKLVHGIAAVLFVVLGGLALFGVGA